Proteins encoded together in one Benincasa hispida cultivar B227 chromosome 1, ASM972705v1, whole genome shotgun sequence window:
- the LOC120073106 gene encoding eukaryotic translation initiation factor 4G-like isoform X2, with protein MQASAGAPLNQNQKPSHVSFVSHRTSISLPDSKSMSLVHHIADSPNVKEVQVHDENSISSAAKHVEMQSLPGSSTQVIYSCPKESLSKSNSIKADNKVSGKKGPIQLLHQVEVSDSICNSKLDSSLQFEQSKHELVGTKKVGARRLPDSQDDIEQSKPPFCMKPTAINNGNSKSKTLEEWDEPIISHAELGSTNDSNVLSSSKTHGCKTSAILVSSCQSDSNTKNHTVVCRADLQSALVETSEPSEMKQKGDRIEHTGGQCDPNFRPFIKDKPVMDINKMRNRSKKKRKEIIRKADAAGTTSDLYMAYKETEEKKETVLSAESSNESINMKHESAGSVKEEAVLTRKDVQGKLEPDDWEDAVDNSTVTLKYEGGFEDKANRKIALRLKDESRDLAKKYSRDFLLKFAEQFMDLPAGFEVTPNIKGLMSINHGSRSVNSNSPANLGKMDKPSGGSRLDHRAITADDRLLASGRHSHLDSTRPTQGANNSAVKSQWAHVGSQGKIQRNGSNTDRWQRDAIFQVKGIISPPTPSQVMHRAEKKYEVGKAADQEETKQRQLKAILNKLTPQNFEKLFEQVKAVNIDSSKTLSGVISQIFDKALMEPTFCEMYANFCLHLAGELPDFSDDHQKITFKRLLLNKCQEEFEKEQEENDEVNKVGEMKQSAEEREVNRTKARRRMLGNIRLIGELYKKKMITEKIMHVCIKKLLGQYQNPDEEDIEALCKLMSTIGEMIDHPKAKDHMNAYFEMMTELSNNMKLSSRVRFMLKDAIDLRKNKWQQRRKVEGPKKIDEVHRDAVQERQAQTSRLTRGPRISPPLRRGTSMDFGSKAPALLPSPNAQIGGFHGFSTQNCGSSSQDPCFKGKLQPSEAKAFPTPLPQRSISDDSVTLGPQGGLARGMFIRGSRSVSSNSLSDLPLPTGNNSQKMVAILSPHGLVSEHATSNSRGDIPSRKFSQGILGSESLDQAMSTQEPAISGLRRCQPTKYEQPALTPNGHCEVMSEDHLRDKSIAAIREYYSARDEKEVTLCIKDLNSPEFHSSMISLWVTDSFERQNTERDLLAKLLVSLIKSKDATLTQLQLLKGIQSVLATLDDAVNDAPKAPQFMGRLLANLMWENLISLKEIGKFIYEGGEEPGSLVQAGIAADVLGNVLEVVQLDKGQIFLNEVLKSSDLQLEIFRPSYPIKSTKLEKFI; from the exons ATGCAAGCCTCGGCAGGAGCACCCTTAAACCAGAATCAGAAGCCTTCCCATGTATCATTTGTTAGTCACAGAACTTCTATTTCCCTCCCTGATAGTAAGAGTATGAGCCTTGTGCATCATATTGCTGATTCACCTAATGTGAAAGAAGTCCAAGTTCATGATGAGAACTCTATTTCCTCGGCAGCAAAGCATGTTGAAATGCAATCTCTTCCAGGGTCTTCGACGCAGGTCATCTACTCTTGTCCTAAAGAAAGCCTGTCTAAGTCCAACTCAATTAAGGCCGATAACAAAGTATCAGGCAAGAAAGGACCGATTCAACTGCTGCATCAGGTTGAGGTTTCAGATTCCATTTGTAATTCTAAGCTGGATTCCTCTTTGCAATTTGAGCAATCAAAGCACGAGCTCGTTGGAACAAAAAAAGTAGGAGCGAGAAGATTGCCTGATTCTCAAGATGACATAGAACAAAGTAAACCTCCATTTTGCATGAAGCCAACTGCAATTAATAATGGCAATTCAAAGTCAAAAACACTGGAAGAATGGGATGAACCTATAATTTCGCATGCAGAACTTGGCAGTACAAACGACAGTAATGTTCTTTCTAGCTCCAAAACTCATGGATGTAAGACTTCAGCTATTCTTGTATCTTCTTGTCAAAGTGACAGCAACACTAAAAATCATACTGTAGTGTGCCGAGCTGATCTGCAATCTGCTCTTGTTGAAACGTCTGAGCCATCAGAGATGAAGCAGAAAGGAGATAGAATAGAGCACACTGGTGGTCAATGTGACCCTAATTTTAGACCCTTTATTAAGGACAAACCTGTTATGGACATAAATAAGATGAGGAATAGgtcgaagaagaagaggaaggaaATTATTCGGAAGGCAGATGCTGCTGGGACTACTTCCGACCTTTATATGGCATATAAAGAAActgaagagaagaaagagaCTGTCTTGTCTGCTGAAAGCTCCAATGAGAGCATAAATATGAAACACGAATCTGCTGGTTCCGTTAAGGAAGAGGCTGTCTTGACCAGGAAGGATGTTCAGGGTAAACTTGAGCCAGATGATTGGGAAGATGCAGTTGATAATTCTACTGTTACATTGAAATACGAGGGTGGTTTTGAGGATAAGGCCAACAGAAAAATAGCACTGCGCCTCAAGGATGAGAGTAGAGATCTGGCTAAAAAATACTCCAGAGATTTCCTCCTGAAATTTGCCGAGCAGTTCATGGACCTTCCAGCTGGGTTTGAAGTTACTCCCAACATAAAGGGTTTAATGAGTATTAATCATGGCTCTCGTTCTGTTAATAGTAATTCACCTGCTAACCTTGGAAAAATGGATAAGCCAAGTGGAGGGTCTCGATTAGACCATCGTGCTATTACTGCTGATGACAGACTACTTGCTTCAGGGCGGCATTCACATTTGGATAGCACTCGACCTACTCAAGGTGCTAACAATAGTGCTGTAAAGTCCCAATGGGCACACGTTGGTTCTCAGGGAAAGATTCAAAGAAATGGCTCCAATACTGATAGGTGGCAAAGAGATGCTATTTTTCAGGTTAAAGGTATAATTTCTCCTCCAACTCCATCACAGGTGATGCACAGAGCCGAGAAGAAGTATGAAGTGGGTAAAGCGGCTGACCAGGAAGAGACCAAACAAAGGCAGTTGAAGGCTATACTTAACAAGCTAACtccacaaaattttgaaaaactcttTGAACAAGTGAAAGCAGTTAATATTGATAGTTCGAAGACACTAAGTGGTGTCATCTCTCAGATCTTTGACAAAGCTCTGATGGAGCCTACCTTCTGTGAAATGTACGCCAATTTTTGTCTCCATCTAGCTGGTGAGTTACCTGATTTTAGCGATGATCATCAGAAGATTACTTTTAAGAGGTTGCTTTTAAACAAGTGCCAAGAGGAATTTGAGAAAGAGCaggaagaaaatgatgaagttaaTAAGGTCGGTGAGATGAAACAGTCTGCAGAGGAACGAGAAGTGAATAGAACAAAGGCGCGTAGAAGAATGCTTGGCAACATCCGATTAATTGGGGAGCTttacaagaagaagatgataacaGAGAAAATCATGCATGTATGCATCAAAAAATTGTTGGGTCAATATCAAAATCCGGATGAGGAAGATATTGAAGCATTGTGCAAATTAATGAGCACCATAGGAGAGATGATAGATCACCCCAAAGCCAAGGACCATATGAATGCATATTTTGAGATGATGACTGAATTATCTAATAACATGAAACTGTCATCTAGGGTtagattcatgttgaaggatgCAATTGATTTGAGAAAGAATAAATGGCAACAGAGGAGAAAAGTTGAAGGACCTAAAAAAATTGATGAAGTCCACAGGGATGCTGTGCAAGAACGCCAAGCACAAACTAGTAGATTAACCCGTGGTCCTAGGATCAGTCCACCATTGAGGCGGGGAACATCAATGGATTTTGGTTCAAAAGCGCCTGCATTATTGCCTTCTCCCAATGCCCAGATTGGTGGTTTTCACGGTTTTTCGACCCAGAATTGTGGTTCAAGCAGTCAAGACCCTTGTTTTAAAGGTAAACTACAGCCTTCTGAGGCCAAGGCATTCCCAACTCCATTGCCCCAAAGATCTATCAGTGATGATTCTGTCACTTTAGGTCCCCAAGGTGGTCTAGCTAGAggaatgttcattagagggtcacgATCCGTTTCGTCTAATTCATTATCAGATTTGCCCTTGCCGACTGGTAATAACTCCCAAAAAATGGTAGCTATTTTAAGTCCTCATGGcttagtatcagagcatgcaACTTCCAACTCCAGAGGGGACATCCCTTCAAGGAAATTTTCACAGGGAATTTTAGGTTCAGAATCCCTCGATCAGGCAATGAGTACACAGGAACCTGCTATTAGCGGTCTTCGGAGGTGTCAGCCGACCAAATATGAACAACCAGCATTGACTCCGAATGGTCATTGTGAAGTTATGTCCGAGGATCATCTGCGAGATAAGTCCATCGCTGCAATTAGGGAATATTACAG CGCTAGAGATGAGAAGGAAGTTACCCTGTGCATCAAGGACTTGAATTCGCCTGAATTCCATTCCTCCATGATTTCTCTTTGGGTCACAGACTCCTTTGAGAGACAAAACACAGAAAGGGATCTTCTAGCTAAACTTCTTGTTAGCCTCATCAAATCAAAGGATGCTACATTGACTCAACTCCAACTTCTCAAAGG AATCCAATCAGTTCTTGCCACTCTGGACGATGCTGTGAATGATGCCCCAAAAGCTCCACAATTTATGGGCCGATTACTGGCTAACTTGATGTGGGAAAATTTGATTTCGTTGAAAGAAATTGGGAAGTTTATATATGAAGGTGGAGAGGAGCCTGGAAGTCTTGTACAAGCTGGGATTGCAGCTGATGTTCTTGGCAACGTGCTGGAGGTAGTTCAATTGGATAAAGGTCAGATTTTTTTGAACGAAGTTCTTAAAAGTTCTGATCTCCAACTGGAAATATTTCGCCCTTCATACCCAATCAAATCAACAAAGTTAGAGAAATTTATTTAG
- the LOC120073106 gene encoding eukaryotic translation initiation factor 4G-like isoform X1: protein MSFDQSRHNKNENPQFKKSGRSSSFNQQNISYRLHSKPGDSGRFAPPIVSNHSVKQSNDVQQARKTKAGESSVSSTVSSAPRGGQNGSHVQPQQNGSASNPIKLSGSQGGTVKKNATSQTASKTSDAFSESKSGIVQNNASSKPTSKTSDTTLFKDLGEQHITFPLQFGSLSPGFQIPRTSSAPSNLQDEILNQAQRPVFQSVPSGSVLPVPRQPLAKNDSSVYDQPNIGTSNPEQETKREMQASAGAPLNQNQKPSHVSFVSHRTSISLPDSKSMSLVHHIADSPNVKEVQVHDENSISSAAKHVEMQSLPGSSTQVIYSCPKESLSKSNSIKADNKVSGKKGPIQLLHQVEVSDSICNSKLDSSLQFEQSKHELVGTKKVGARRLPDSQDDIEQSKPPFCMKPTAINNGNSKSKTLEEWDEPIISHAELGSTNDSNVLSSSKTHGCKTSAILVSSCQSDSNTKNHTVVCRADLQSALVETSEPSEMKQKGDRIEHTGGQCDPNFRPFIKDKPVMDINKMRNRSKKKRKEIIRKADAAGTTSDLYMAYKETEEKKETVLSAESSNESINMKHESAGSVKEEAVLTRKDVQGKLEPDDWEDAVDNSTVTLKYEGGFEDKANRKIALRLKDESRDLAKKYSRDFLLKFAEQFMDLPAGFEVTPNIKGLMSINHGSRSVNSNSPANLGKMDKPSGGSRLDHRAITADDRLLASGRHSHLDSTRPTQGANNSAVKSQWAHVGSQGKIQRNGSNTDRWQRDAIFQVKGIISPPTPSQVMHRAEKKYEVGKAADQEETKQRQLKAILNKLTPQNFEKLFEQVKAVNIDSSKTLSGVISQIFDKALMEPTFCEMYANFCLHLAGELPDFSDDHQKITFKRLLLNKCQEEFEKEQEENDEVNKVGEMKQSAEEREVNRTKARRRMLGNIRLIGELYKKKMITEKIMHVCIKKLLGQYQNPDEEDIEALCKLMSTIGEMIDHPKAKDHMNAYFEMMTELSNNMKLSSRVRFMLKDAIDLRKNKWQQRRKVEGPKKIDEVHRDAVQERQAQTSRLTRGPRISPPLRRGTSMDFGSKAPALLPSPNAQIGGFHGFSTQNCGSSSQDPCFKGKLQPSEAKAFPTPLPQRSISDDSVTLGPQGGLARGMFIRGSRSVSSNSLSDLPLPTGNNSQKMVAILSPHGLVSEHATSNSRGDIPSRKFSQGILGSESLDQAMSTQEPAISGLRRCQPTKYEQPALTPNGHCEVMSEDHLRDKSIAAIREYYSARDEKEVTLCIKDLNSPEFHSSMISLWVTDSFERQNTERDLLAKLLVSLIKSKDATLTQLQLLKGIQSVLATLDDAVNDAPKAPQFMGRLLANLMWENLISLKEIGKFIYEGGEEPGSLVQAGIAADVLGNVLEVVQLDKGQIFLNEVLKSSDLQLEIFRPSYPIKSTKLEKFI, encoded by the exons ATGTCTTTCGATCAATCAAGGCATAATAAGAATGAGAATCCTCAGTTTAAGAAATCTGGGCGATCGTCGAGCTTCAATCAACAGAATATCTCATACAGACTTCATTCTAAGCCGGGCGATTCCGGCAGGTTTGCGCCGCCGATCGTCTCCAACCATAG TGTTAAGCAGTCTAACGATGTTCAACAAGCACGGAAAACTAAGGCTGGTGAATCCTCTGTAAGTTCTACCGTTTCTTCTGCCCCTCGCGGAGGACAAAACGGTTCTCATGTGCAGCCGCAACAGAATG GATCAGCATCCAATCCAATAAAATTGTCAGGATCCCAAGGCGGGActgttaaaaaaaatgcaacttCTCAAACGGCCTCAAAGACCTCTGATGCATTTTCAGAATCCAAGAGCggaattgttcaaaataatgCATCTTCTAAGCCTACATCAAAAACTTCCGACACCACCCTCTTTAAAG ACTTGGGAGAACAGCATATAacatttccacttcaatttGGATCCTTAAGTCCTGGTTTCCAG ATTCCTAGGACCAGCTCAGCTCCTTCGAATCTGCAAGACGAGATATTGAACCAG GCACAACGCCCTGTGTTTCAATCTGTACCTTCAGGGTCAGTGCTGCCAGTACCCAGACAACCATTAGCAAAAAATGATTCCAGTGTCTATGATCAACCAAATATTGGAACGTCAAATCCAGAGCAAGAGACCAAAAGGGAGATGCAAGCCTCGGCAGGAGCACCCTTAAACCAGAATCAGAAGCCTTCCCATGTATCATTTGTTAGTCACAGAACTTCTATTTCCCTCCCTGATAGTAAGAGTATGAGCCTTGTGCATCATATTGCTGATTCACCTAATGTGAAAGAAGTCCAAGTTCATGATGAGAACTCTATTTCCTCGGCAGCAAAGCATGTTGAAATGCAATCTCTTCCAGGGTCTTCGACGCAGGTCATCTACTCTTGTCCTAAAGAAAGCCTGTCTAAGTCCAACTCAATTAAGGCCGATAACAAAGTATCAGGCAAGAAAGGACCGATTCAACTGCTGCATCAGGTTGAGGTTTCAGATTCCATTTGTAATTCTAAGCTGGATTCCTCTTTGCAATTTGAGCAATCAAAGCACGAGCTCGTTGGAACAAAAAAAGTAGGAGCGAGAAGATTGCCTGATTCTCAAGATGACATAGAACAAAGTAAACCTCCATTTTGCATGAAGCCAACTGCAATTAATAATGGCAATTCAAAGTCAAAAACACTGGAAGAATGGGATGAACCTATAATTTCGCATGCAGAACTTGGCAGTACAAACGACAGTAATGTTCTTTCTAGCTCCAAAACTCATGGATGTAAGACTTCAGCTATTCTTGTATCTTCTTGTCAAAGTGACAGCAACACTAAAAATCATACTGTAGTGTGCCGAGCTGATCTGCAATCTGCTCTTGTTGAAACGTCTGAGCCATCAGAGATGAAGCAGAAAGGAGATAGAATAGAGCACACTGGTGGTCAATGTGACCCTAATTTTAGACCCTTTATTAAGGACAAACCTGTTATGGACATAAATAAGATGAGGAATAGgtcgaagaagaagaggaaggaaATTATTCGGAAGGCAGATGCTGCTGGGACTACTTCCGACCTTTATATGGCATATAAAGAAActgaagagaagaaagagaCTGTCTTGTCTGCTGAAAGCTCCAATGAGAGCATAAATATGAAACACGAATCTGCTGGTTCCGTTAAGGAAGAGGCTGTCTTGACCAGGAAGGATGTTCAGGGTAAACTTGAGCCAGATGATTGGGAAGATGCAGTTGATAATTCTACTGTTACATTGAAATACGAGGGTGGTTTTGAGGATAAGGCCAACAGAAAAATAGCACTGCGCCTCAAGGATGAGAGTAGAGATCTGGCTAAAAAATACTCCAGAGATTTCCTCCTGAAATTTGCCGAGCAGTTCATGGACCTTCCAGCTGGGTTTGAAGTTACTCCCAACATAAAGGGTTTAATGAGTATTAATCATGGCTCTCGTTCTGTTAATAGTAATTCACCTGCTAACCTTGGAAAAATGGATAAGCCAAGTGGAGGGTCTCGATTAGACCATCGTGCTATTACTGCTGATGACAGACTACTTGCTTCAGGGCGGCATTCACATTTGGATAGCACTCGACCTACTCAAGGTGCTAACAATAGTGCTGTAAAGTCCCAATGGGCACACGTTGGTTCTCAGGGAAAGATTCAAAGAAATGGCTCCAATACTGATAGGTGGCAAAGAGATGCTATTTTTCAGGTTAAAGGTATAATTTCTCCTCCAACTCCATCACAGGTGATGCACAGAGCCGAGAAGAAGTATGAAGTGGGTAAAGCGGCTGACCAGGAAGAGACCAAACAAAGGCAGTTGAAGGCTATACTTAACAAGCTAACtccacaaaattttgaaaaactcttTGAACAAGTGAAAGCAGTTAATATTGATAGTTCGAAGACACTAAGTGGTGTCATCTCTCAGATCTTTGACAAAGCTCTGATGGAGCCTACCTTCTGTGAAATGTACGCCAATTTTTGTCTCCATCTAGCTGGTGAGTTACCTGATTTTAGCGATGATCATCAGAAGATTACTTTTAAGAGGTTGCTTTTAAACAAGTGCCAAGAGGAATTTGAGAAAGAGCaggaagaaaatgatgaagttaaTAAGGTCGGTGAGATGAAACAGTCTGCAGAGGAACGAGAAGTGAATAGAACAAAGGCGCGTAGAAGAATGCTTGGCAACATCCGATTAATTGGGGAGCTttacaagaagaagatgataacaGAGAAAATCATGCATGTATGCATCAAAAAATTGTTGGGTCAATATCAAAATCCGGATGAGGAAGATATTGAAGCATTGTGCAAATTAATGAGCACCATAGGAGAGATGATAGATCACCCCAAAGCCAAGGACCATATGAATGCATATTTTGAGATGATGACTGAATTATCTAATAACATGAAACTGTCATCTAGGGTtagattcatgttgaaggatgCAATTGATTTGAGAAAGAATAAATGGCAACAGAGGAGAAAAGTTGAAGGACCTAAAAAAATTGATGAAGTCCACAGGGATGCTGTGCAAGAACGCCAAGCACAAACTAGTAGATTAACCCGTGGTCCTAGGATCAGTCCACCATTGAGGCGGGGAACATCAATGGATTTTGGTTCAAAAGCGCCTGCATTATTGCCTTCTCCCAATGCCCAGATTGGTGGTTTTCACGGTTTTTCGACCCAGAATTGTGGTTCAAGCAGTCAAGACCCTTGTTTTAAAGGTAAACTACAGCCTTCTGAGGCCAAGGCATTCCCAACTCCATTGCCCCAAAGATCTATCAGTGATGATTCTGTCACTTTAGGTCCCCAAGGTGGTCTAGCTAGAggaatgttcattagagggtcacgATCCGTTTCGTCTAATTCATTATCAGATTTGCCCTTGCCGACTGGTAATAACTCCCAAAAAATGGTAGCTATTTTAAGTCCTCATGGcttagtatcagagcatgcaACTTCCAACTCCAGAGGGGACATCCCTTCAAGGAAATTTTCACAGGGAATTTTAGGTTCAGAATCCCTCGATCAGGCAATGAGTACACAGGAACCTGCTATTAGCGGTCTTCGGAGGTGTCAGCCGACCAAATATGAACAACCAGCATTGACTCCGAATGGTCATTGTGAAGTTATGTCCGAGGATCATCTGCGAGATAAGTCCATCGCTGCAATTAGGGAATATTACAG CGCTAGAGATGAGAAGGAAGTTACCCTGTGCATCAAGGACTTGAATTCGCCTGAATTCCATTCCTCCATGATTTCTCTTTGGGTCACAGACTCCTTTGAGAGACAAAACACAGAAAGGGATCTTCTAGCTAAACTTCTTGTTAGCCTCATCAAATCAAAGGATGCTACATTGACTCAACTCCAACTTCTCAAAGG AATCCAATCAGTTCTTGCCACTCTGGACGATGCTGTGAATGATGCCCCAAAAGCTCCACAATTTATGGGCCGATTACTGGCTAACTTGATGTGGGAAAATTTGATTTCGTTGAAAGAAATTGGGAAGTTTATATATGAAGGTGGAGAGGAGCCTGGAAGTCTTGTACAAGCTGGGATTGCAGCTGATGTTCTTGGCAACGTGCTGGAGGTAGTTCAATTGGATAAAGGTCAGATTTTTTTGAACGAAGTTCTTAAAAGTTCTGATCTCCAACTGGAAATATTTCGCCCTTCATACCCAATCAAATCAACAAAGTTAGAGAAATTTATTTAG